Proteins found in one Amblyraja radiata isolate CabotCenter1 unplaced genomic scaffold, sAmbRad1.1.pri S158, whole genome shotgun sequence genomic segment:
- the ctsw gene encoding cathepsin W, which produces MKCLIESQLQTQTHAGEMSLQSLMFLLLISAVQVTGLEEERCHTPGPPKDKMVSMFCDFMRTYNKSYKDQEEEARRFKIFVENLERARQHQETEIGSARYGVTKFSDLSAEEFQQGSQAPSIPSECREFSGYVLPKIIPKSMDWRKENRVTPVKNQVRVICKELLDCGRATNNCNDGSTYEAFADVLHLEMKPFVARNGPVAIMVNIIDRLHNYKGGIIRTVIQPTKPVTYHSMLIVGYGTVGNDPYWIVKNSWGDNWGEQGYVRIYRGANVGRIGNFAVSSTV; this is translated from the exons ATGAAGTGTCTCATCGAGTCCCAGCTACAGACCCAGACGCACGCAGGAGAGATGAGTCTCCAGAGCCTGATGTTCCTGCTCCTCATCTCCGCGGTCCAGGTAACTGgactggaggaggagaggtgccaCACTCCTGGGCCGCCGAAG GACAAGATGGTGTCGATGTTCTGTGATTTCATGCGGACCTATAATAAATCCTACAAGGACCAGGAAG AAGAGGCCCGACGTTTTAAGATCTTTGTGGAGAACCtggagcgggcgaggcagcatcaggAAACGGAGATCGGGAGCGCCAGATACGGGGTCACCAAGTTCAGCGACCTCTCAG CTGAGGAATTCCAGCAGGGAAGCCAAGCGCCGTCTATTCCATCAGAATGCAGAGAATTCTCCGGTTACGTACTCCCAAAAATCATCCCAAAGTCCATGGACTGGCGGAAGGAGAATCGTGTCACACCAGTTAAAAACCAGGTGAGGGTGATTTGCAAAG AGCTCCTGGACTGCGGGAGGGCTACAAACAACTGCAACGACGGCAGTACATACGAGGCTTTTGCAGATGTATTGCACCTTG AAATGAAGCCCTTCGTCGCAAGGAATGGACCTGTTGCAATCATGGTCAACATAATAGACAGACTGCAT AATTACAAAGGAGGAATTATCCGAACAGTTATCCAACCGACCAAGCCAGTAACTTATCACTCCATGCTAATAGTTGGCTACGGAACAG TCGGAAATGATCCGTACTGGATTGTGAAAAACAGCTGGGGGGACAACTGGGGCGAACAG GGCTACGTACGGATTTATCGAGGAGCAAATGTGGGCAGGATTGGAAATTTCGCCGTGTCCTCCACCGTGTGA